GATGGCGCCTCGCCCTGCGGCACGCCACAGAAAACGAGTCCCGCACAGAAAACGGAGCCCGGGTGGGAGATGTGCGGCAGCGCGGCGGCTGGGGGAGACAGTGTGCGAGAAACCATGGTGGAGGCAGGGGGAGCCACGCGGCCCTCCGCTGCCGGTAGTGTGTCCGTGGCGTCCCCGTCGAGGATGCCAGCCAGTGCCCGAGTGTCGAGAGTGCCTCTGCTGAGCAATGTCGCCGCCAGCAGCAGTGTGTCCAGTGTTGTGCTGTGCGGGACGCCCACCACCACGGCGGCGCCGACCGTCAGTGCACTAACCAAAGTGTCCAGTGTCAGGATTGTACCCactcccacgcccacgcccacgcccagcatcagcagcagcaacacgcCCACACACCACGCCAGACCCACCTGCCCTGCCCCCAGACCTGCTCCCAGGCCACCTAGACCTGCTGGCCAGGAGCCACAGGGGCCTGCTGCTGCCCCGTCACAGCCGCAGCAGCCCCCACAGGTCCATGTCCCGCCGCATCCAGCAGCGTCCCTGCCCCAGGGGTCGCTGCTGCCCCCGCCACAGCAGCAGCTCCCGCCGCAGCATCCCCAGGCGGGCCAGCATCTGCAGCAACTGCAGCACCACAACCAGCAACTGCAGGAGGCGCGGCGCGGGGAGCGGGAGCGCCGCAGAGAGCGTCGGCGGGAGCGTCGGGAACGCCGTGCCCAGCGTGCCGGGGGCCCGGGCGGGCAGCCCTTGCAGACGGACGTCGGAGAGAGCATCCCGCCGCCCGCCGTGGCCCACGACGCCCACCTGCCCGACCTGCTTCACTCCCACGTGCCTCCTCCCTACTCCACCCTGCCCAGTGGAGGACGCCCGCTGGGGGGCTGCTGGGGCCTCCACCGCCCCCGGGACCAGCTGGCccgcctcccccaccaccaatGCCATTGCACataccccctccaccacccccagGACCTCCCCCGCCAGGGTTTCCTGCCCCGGCCCCTGTGCCCGGCTCGCCTCTCCGCCTGCCCCACGACAGCCCCTGGCCTTTCTTCGGCTCCAGAAGGTGAGTATCTGTAACTGTGATTTGCCATGTTGCGCTGTCCGTCAGGCGCTGCTGTGATGCACCTGCTGGTCCCTCGCCTCCGCCGCAGCGCAGCGCAGTGTAAAGCAGTGCTGGGAGGCGAGCGTGGCCGGTCATTGTTGAGGGTGGACGCTGGTCTGTggcgggcagcagcagcagcagcagcagcagcagcctgggGCTAAACCTCCAAAAGTGGCGGCGACGGACTGccctcctctgctgctgctgctgctgctgctgctgccttgtGCCCCGcgctcctctccttcccagtATGCCATGCTGTGCAGCTTTGCTCAGCACGGGATGGCGTGCACCTCCCTCACACTGTCATGATAGCAGCATGCCCACCGGGGCGCCCCTCGTAGCAGGGCAGCCATGGTGCTAGCTGGCGCAGCAAACTTTTCCCTGACCGATCACAATCTGCCGTCACGCGGGCAACGCTCCTGCCGCGTCCGCTCGTCAAGTTCACCTCtacctacttttccttcctgaatacctctttccctccactcgCCAGGCGCGCCTCTCTCCTGCTCCACGCACACGACTGCCCCGCTCACCTGCCGCGCCGCACGCCTCACAGCAAGACGGATgcactcactctttcactcttGTCCTCTTCGCATCACATTTACATATCAGGAAAGACTCGGAAAATCAAACGCGATAATTTAATGCcgtgaaaattctctctctctctctctctctctctctctctctctctctctctctctctctctctctctctctctctctcttccccccgtGCCACACATCAGCGTCGCGTTTGAGAGTTTGGTTCTATTACCGGAAGCAGCTGCCGCGTCCATCCACTCTCGCCGCGCCCCGGATCACCGTGGATTTGTGCCTCACATTTTACAGCCTCCGCTAAACTCGCATTCCCCGGCTGACCttccacgccaccaccaccaccaccaccaccaataacaataataacatctccactaccactaccaccgcgaccaacaccactaccaccaccacaacaaaaatAGCAGTACCTACATCactgccactatcaccaccaccatcaccagcatcaaCAACACGAGGAATagcaccaccttcatcaccaccacctctcagaACCAtccacattcaccaccaccgccattcaccttcacaactaccaccaccaccaccaccaccagcatcaagaacaacaatagcaacgaccagccatcaccactgctctagtaggaaaaagaaaaaatattcacggatatcctctccctctcactcactctccctttttctctctcccttcatctcttccagCTTAATTAAAtgattcctccctttttttttttcctctctctatctcttttctctACAATGCCACATTTTAATCACCATTCAAagattcacttaaaaaaaaaaaaatctcgtttCTCTATTTAAATATTTCGTACCTGGGAATTCAGTTGTCTTTGccatagtaaataaataaataaactataaaTGCATTGGTACTTTGCtatccaaaataaaataaaagctt
The Scylla paramamosain isolate STU-SP2022 chromosome 3, ASM3559412v1, whole genome shotgun sequence genome window above contains:
- the LOC135096772 gene encoding basic salivary proline-rich protein 2-like, with product MTTMTDPRRTSRMGLLDPPGGGPHSLDAALLLRNYPPTPTPAPQRHSGGFDNVGFDLESLSDARPGSRRPLVSVHLRTLPPEEHVLSSLSRQPKSLPPTPVLHAHGRRISLPQENKVMPWGTHVGGVRVIQVPHEVKQRPYDDRTNEDEPCPPPPAPEEEAGEKEAGGEDEREQEGEQRSGPVNVESNRVGDGASPCGTPQKTSPAQKTEPGWEMCGSAAAGGDSVRETMVEAGGATRPSAAGSVSVASPSRMPASARVSRVPLLSNVAASSSVSSVVLCGTPTTTAAPTVSALTKVSSVRIVPTPTPTPTPSISSSNTPTHHARPTCPAPRPAPRPPRPAGQEPQGPAAAPSQPQQPPQVHVPPHPAASLPQGSLLPPPQQQLPPQHPQAGQHLQQLQHHNQQLQEARRGERERRRERRRERRERRAQRAGGPGGQPLQTDVGESIPPPAVAHDAHLPDLLHSHVPPPYSTLPSGGRPLGGCWGLHRPRDQLARLPHHQCHCTYPLHHPQDLPRQGFLPRPLCPARLSACPTTAPGLSSAPEGAAVMHLLVPRLRRSAAQCKAVLGGERGRSLLRVDAGLWRAAAAAAAAAAWG